The Microbacterium horticulturae genome has a window encoding:
- a CDS encoding sugar transferase: MVSEAHAAGAVAAEAETAPRTTTFDWRRRLARRVMITDFLALIWVVFGTQIVWLGLGPASLAFRAEQHFDSLSYWKFSAFLVVVWMWVLALNDSRSDRVMGAGNSEYVRIVNSSMLLFGGIAIIAFLARVDIARGYLLISLPTGIGVLVLVRWMWRQWLIAKRASGEYAARVLLVGSRDSVAQIARELRRNLGAGYAVVGACVVRPKPDEDIDGTPIVGDMSTITDAMAAVQADTLAVTSTGDLPPKRLKEISWELEAGKQHLVLAPSLTDIAGPRIHSRPIAGLPLLHVETPQFSRGQRVVKRTFDIVVAALLIILLSPVLLVVALAVRFTSPGPVFFSHERIGRRGAPFTMLKFRSMRIGSEHELQSLLRAQGTEQQPLFKVKNDPRITPIGRFIRKYSLDELPQFFNVLDGSMSLVGPRPQIAAEVALYSNAAKRRLLTRPGITGLWQVSGRSELAWEDAVKLDLYYVENWTLTGDIMILLRTIRAALRPGSTAI; this comes from the coding sequence GTGGTGTCCGAAGCGCATGCGGCAGGTGCAGTGGCAGCGGAGGCCGAGACGGCTCCGCGAACCACGACCTTCGACTGGCGCCGACGTCTCGCACGCCGTGTGATGATCACCGACTTCCTCGCTCTGATCTGGGTGGTCTTCGGCACACAAATTGTTTGGTTGGGGCTCGGCCCCGCGTCACTGGCTTTTCGAGCTGAACAACACTTTGATTCACTCTCTTACTGGAAATTCTCCGCATTCCTTGTTGTCGTGTGGATGTGGGTTCTCGCGCTGAACGACTCACGCAGCGATCGAGTCATGGGCGCTGGAAATAGTGAATATGTACGCATCGTCAATTCGAGTATGCTGCTGTTCGGAGGCATCGCGATCATTGCTTTTCTCGCGCGCGTGGACATCGCCCGCGGTTACCTCCTTATTAGCCTCCCCACGGGTATCGGAGTACTTGTCCTCGTCCGCTGGATGTGGCGGCAATGGCTGATAGCGAAGCGCGCTTCCGGCGAGTACGCCGCGCGCGTCCTCCTCGTAGGATCCCGCGATTCGGTTGCGCAAATCGCGCGGGAACTGCGGCGCAACCTCGGCGCAGGTTATGCAGTCGTCGGCGCTTGCGTCGTCAGACCCAAACCCGACGAAGATATCGACGGCACGCCGATTGTCGGAGATATGTCGACGATCACGGACGCTATGGCCGCTGTGCAGGCTGACACCCTCGCAGTCACCAGTACAGGCGACCTTCCGCCGAAGCGCCTCAAAGAGATCTCGTGGGAGCTTGAAGCAGGCAAGCAGCACCTTGTATTGGCACCAAGCCTCACCGACATTGCGGGTCCGCGCATCCATTCCCGTCCCATTGCAGGACTACCCCTCCTGCACGTCGAGACACCCCAGTTCTCGAGGGGACAGCGCGTGGTGAAGCGCACGTTCGACATTGTTGTCGCCGCGCTCCTCATAATCTTGCTCTCCCCAGTGCTACTGGTCGTCGCGCTCGCCGTCAGGTTCACGAGTCCAGGCCCTGTCTTCTTCTCTCATGAACGCATAGGCCGCCGTGGTGCCCCCTTCACGATGCTCAAATTCCGCTCAATGCGTATCGGCTCCGAGCATGAACTGCAGTCACTACTCAGAGCCCAGGGCACGGAGCAGCAGCCGCTCTTCAAGGTCAAGAACGATCCGCGAATCACACCGATCGGCCGATTCATCCGCAAGTACTCACTTGATGAGCTGCCACAGTTTTTCAATGTTCTCGACGGCTCTATGAGCCTCGTTGGTCCACGACCCCAGATCGCCGCGGAAGTTGCGCTCTATTCAAACGCGGCGAAACGGCGGCTGCTGACTCGCCCCGGGATCACAGGGCTGTGGCAAGTGAGCGGGCGATCTGAGCTTGCATGGGAAGATGCCGTCAAGCTCGACCTGTATTACGTCGAAAACTGGACGCTTACAGGCGACATTATGATCCTACTTCGGACCATACGGGCGGCTCTGCGTCCAGGGTCCACGGCAATCTAA
- a CDS encoding UDP-glucose dehydrogenase family protein, whose product MRISVIGCGYLGAVHAAAMASIGHEVVGIDVDENKISTLKRGEAPFFEPGLPEILTRGVNSGRLTFSTDMVCAAGARVHFLAVGTPQQASGYAADLSFVEAAVDTLIPHLRRGDIVAGKSTVPVGTASRLASLIEPTGATLIWNPEFLREGWAVEDTVDPDRLVVGVPGGSTEGAIVSAEGSEVCPTPNIVQTMKEVYHTAIAKNTPFIVTDYATAELVKVSANAFLATKISFINAMAEIAEATGADVTQLADAIGYDARIGRRFLGAGIGFGGGCLPKDIRAFSARAEELGRTESVQFLREMDAINLRRRDRAVQLVVDAFEDGVFEKKVAVLGAAFKPHSDDVRDSPALDVAARLKGFGADVVVTDPQALENAAQLHPQLTYTSDRDEALRGADAILVVTEWDEYRHQMSPSHAASLVREKVIVDGRNCLDPVAWRAAGWTYFGMGRP is encoded by the coding sequence TTGCGCATTTCTGTCATCGGCTGCGGTTACCTTGGCGCGGTTCACGCCGCCGCCATGGCCTCGATCGGCCACGAGGTCGTAGGGATCGACGTTGATGAGAACAAGATTTCCACTCTTAAGCGCGGCGAAGCACCATTCTTCGAGCCCGGGTTGCCAGAAATACTTACGCGCGGCGTCAATTCTGGCAGATTAACGTTCTCGACAGATATGGTGTGCGCTGCTGGAGCGCGGGTGCACTTCTTGGCCGTAGGTACACCCCAGCAGGCAAGCGGGTATGCCGCAGACTTATCGTTCGTCGAGGCGGCGGTGGACACGCTTATTCCACATCTGCGGCGCGGGGACATCGTTGCGGGAAAATCAACAGTCCCTGTAGGCACGGCTTCACGCCTCGCGTCGCTCATTGAGCCGACAGGAGCAACGCTGATCTGGAACCCGGAGTTCCTTCGCGAGGGCTGGGCTGTTGAAGATACCGTTGATCCCGACCGGCTCGTAGTCGGTGTCCCAGGGGGAAGCACAGAGGGCGCAATCGTTTCCGCCGAAGGTTCCGAGGTTTGCCCCACCCCAAATATCGTGCAAACGATGAAAGAGGTCTACCACACGGCCATTGCCAAGAATACGCCGTTCATCGTCACCGATTACGCCACTGCCGAGCTCGTCAAGGTCTCCGCAAACGCCTTCCTGGCAACGAAGATCTCCTTTATCAACGCGATGGCAGAGATCGCAGAGGCCACGGGCGCCGACGTAACGCAGCTCGCCGATGCCATCGGATATGACGCGCGCATCGGCCGCCGCTTCTTGGGGGCGGGGATCGGCTTCGGCGGCGGCTGTCTGCCGAAGGATATCCGCGCATTCTCCGCACGGGCTGAGGAACTCGGGCGTACTGAGTCCGTGCAGTTCCTGCGTGAAATGGACGCCATCAACCTTCGGCGCCGCGACCGCGCTGTGCAACTCGTTGTCGATGCCTTTGAGGACGGGGTCTTCGAGAAAAAAGTCGCCGTGCTCGGAGCTGCGTTCAAACCACATAGCGACGATGTTCGCGATTCACCAGCGCTCGACGTCGCAGCACGGTTGAAGGGCTTCGGCGCCGACGTGGTGGTAACGGACCCACAGGCGCTCGAGAATGCCGCGCAACTGCATCCACAACTCACGTACACGTCCGATCGTGACGAGGCCCTCCGGGGCGCAGATGCCATCCTCGTCGTCACGGAGTGGGACGAATATCGTCACCAGATGTCGCCCTCCCATGCCGCGTCTCTCGTACGAGAGAAGGTTATCGTCGATGGCCGCAACTGCCTTGACCCGGTCGCGTGGCGTGCAGCAGGTTGGACGTACTTCGGAATGGGTCGCCCCTAG